In Siniperca chuatsi isolate FFG_IHB_CAS linkage group LG16, ASM2008510v1, whole genome shotgun sequence, the following proteins share a genomic window:
- the acot20 gene encoding acyl-coenzyme A thioesterase 1 → MAYSQIRLKILPSARCLFDKLVQVKVEGLAPHKPVELRSKLVDDRGVIFKASALYKADESGQVDVCRAPSLGGSYTGVEPMGLFWTMAPETPHSKLMKKNVLTPTLVEIEALSGDTGELLASETNERGYMTEGMKRVPVQEGRIRGVLFVPPGKGPFPGIVDLYTLGGGLTEPRASLLANKGYVVLALAYYGFQDLPKNPKKLDLEYFEEAVTYLRRQPEVKGPGIGIISISHSGGLALSMSSFLSGISATVCINACIANTVIPLHYKDIVITPLPPVMKNVKITDSGLVDIRDVLSDPSLEKNRASLLPIERASCQFLFAVAEDDHNWNSAVFAKQAAATLRNHGKESFQVVTYPKAGHFLEVPHMPYCPSGFHAAVGSAVVFGGEPKAHSEAQLDLWERVQEFFKSHLDNKSTC, encoded by the exons ATGGCTTACTCACAGATCCGCCTGAAAATTCTCCCCAGCGCTCGTTGTCTGTTTGATAAACTGGTGCAGGTAAAAGTAGAGGGACTTGCTCCTCACAAACCAGTTGAACTGAGGTCGAAACTAGTTGATGACAGAGGGGTGATTTTCAAGGCTTCTGCCCTGTACAAAGCAGATGAAAGTGGCCAGGTGGATGTCTGCCGTGCACCCTCTCTTGGAGGAAGTTACACCGGAGTGGAGCCCATGGGTTTGTTTTGGACCATGGCACCAGAGACTCCACACAGCAAACTCATGAAGAAGAATGTGCTCACCCCAACACTGGTGGAGATAGAAGCACTGAGTGGAGATACTGGTGAACTCTTAGCCTCAGAAACGAACGAGAGAGGATACATGACAGAGGGGATGAAGAGAGTACCTGTGCAAGAGGGAAGAATACGAGGAGTCCTCTTCGTACCACCAG gAAAGGGTCCATTCCCAGGAATAGTGGATCTGTACACATTAGGTGGAGGTCTGACTGAGCCCAGAGCCAGCCTCCTGGCAAATAAAGGTTATGTTGTTCTGGCACTAGCCTATTATGGCTTCCAGGATTTACCAAAAAACCCTAAAAAGTTGGATttggagtactttgaagaggcTGTTACATATCTGAGGAGACAGCCAGAG GTTAAAGGTCCTGGGATTGGCATCATATCAATCTCTCACAGTGGCGGTTTGGCTTTGTCGATGTCATCTTTCCTCTCTGGGATCTCAGCGACCGTCTGTATTAATGCCTGCATTGCAAATACTGTGATTCCTTTACACTACAAAGACATTGTTATAACTCCGCTACCTCCTGTCATGAAGAATGTTAAAATCACAGATTCTGGGCTTGTAGATATACGCGATGTCTTATCAGACCCTTCTTTGGAAAAGAACAGGGCGTCATTGCTTCCAATTGAACGTGCCAGCTGCCAGTTCCTGTTTGCTGTTGCTGAAGATGACCACAACTGGAACAGTGCTGTTTTTGCCAAGCAGGCTGCTGCAACGCTGAGAAATCATGGCAAAGAGTCTTTTCAGGTGGTAACATATCCTAAAGCTGGACACTTTTTGGAAGTCCCTCACATGCCTTATTGTCCTTCTGGGTTTCATGCAGCAGTAGGGAGCGCTGTGGTGTTTGGTGGGGAGCCAAAAGCCCACTCTGAGGCTCAGCTGGACCTGTGGGAAAGAGTCCAGGAGTTTTTCAAGAGCCACTTGGACAACAAGAGTACTTGTTAG
- the gpr176 gene encoding G-protein coupled receptor 176, with protein sequence MDSGSRAATVGDGAANFTAANLRLDLLNASSPPTRWDSSPPAEGTGLDEQQRLVREQAYRDFTTTIQVFILISSLLGNATVLWCTCCTNVFKSVTNRFIKNLACSGICAGLVCVPFDMALGASPRCCWWLHTLLLCKAIKFLHKLFCSVTVLSFSAIALDRYYSVLYPLERKISDARSRDLVIYIWVHAVVASLPVFAVTNVTDVYVTSSCSDDHARSLGHMVYVLIYNVTTVILPLALVFLFMLLIRRALSASQKKKVIIAALRTPQNSISIPYVSQREAELHASLLAVVLAFSACSAPYGVLVVYRTILADTKELPISLYLTALWLPKVSLLTNPLLFLTVNRSARHSWMDLLARIHRRYSRRNVVSTGGLASIGAEGVIGEPVGLETAGRSGSQLLEMFNIGQQQIFRPSEEEEEEEDVENEIPSQGSGGCSGPTEDHKGVSRLGSLRGEVITKKDPLQGTGGGLVITKDCPPSIIALRASPVHTCAYASSSQVAPATPTEADDSTQFGFGPFELPPQWLPETRNSKKRLLPPLGNTPEELIQTKLPRPRPERRISRNNKVSTIPTVDA encoded by the exons ATGGATAGTGGGAGCCGGGCTGCGACGGTCGGGGACGGTGCAGCCAATTTCACAGCAGCCAACCTGAGGCTGGATCTCCTGAACGCTTCGAGCCCGCCGACTCGGTGGGACAGCAGCCCACCTGCCGAGGGGACCGGGCTGGATGAGCAGCAGCGTCTCGTCCGAGAGCAAGCCTACCGGGACTTCACCACCACCATTCAGGTTTTCATCCTAATAAGTTCGCTACTCG GAAATGCCACAGTGTTGTGGTGCACCTGCTGCACGAATGTCTTTAAATCAGTGACCAACAGATTTATCAAGAACCTGGCATGCTCGGGTATCTGTGCCGGCCTGGTGTGCGTTCCCTTCGATATGGCGCTCGGAGCCAGCCCTCGCTGCTGCTGGTGGCTtcacactctgctgctctgcaagGCCATCAAGTTCCTCCACAAACTCTTCTGCTCGGTCACTGTGCTCAGTTTCAGTGCCATCGCACTCGACAG ATACTACTCTGTGCTGTACCCGTTAGAGAGGAAGATCTCAGATGCAAGATCCCGAGATCTGGTCATCTATATCTGGGTCCACGCGGTGGTGGCGAGCCTCCCTGTGTTTGCTGTGACCAATGTGACGGATGTGTACGTCACCTCGTCCTGCTCAGATGACCACGCCCGCTCCCTGGGCCACATGGTGTACGTGTTGATTTACAACGTCACCACGGTCATCCTCCCTCTTGCTCTGGTCTTCCTCTTCATGCTGCTGATCCGCAGAGCGCTCAGCGCCAGCCAGAAGAAGAAGGTGATAATCGCAGCGCTGCGGACTCCCCAGAACAGCATCTCCATCCCGTATGTGTCCCAGAGAGAGGCTGAGCTACACGCCTCTCTGCTGGCTGTGGTGCTGGCTTTCTCAGCCTGCAGCGCCCCCTATGGGGTCTTGGTGGTTTATCGCACCATTTTGGCAGACACTAAAGAGCTACCCATCTCACTTTATCTAACAGCCCTCTGGCTACCCAAGGTGTCCCTGCTCACCAACCCACTTTTGTTTCTGACTGTAAACCGCTCAGCGCGTCATAGTTGGATGGACCTGCTGGCCAGGATTCACAGACGTTACAGCCGCCGTAACGTGGTCAGCACCGGGGGTCTGGCCTCTATAGGAGCAGAGGGTGTGATCGGGGAGCCGGTGGGACTGGAGACAGCCGGCCGCTCTGGGAGCCAGCTTCTGGAGATGTTTAACATTGGTCAGCAGCAGATCTTCAGGCCctctgaggaagaagaggaagaagaggatgtAGAGAATGAGATCCCTTCTCAAGGATCAGGAGGCTGCTCTGGGCCTACAGAGGACCACAAGGGAGTGTCAAGACTGGGGAGCCTCAGAGGGGAGGTGATCACCAAAAAGGACCCTCTGCAGGGGACAGGGGGAGGGCTAGTCATCACCAAGGATTGCCCTCCTTCAATCATAGCACTCCGGGCCTCTCCGGTCCACACATGTGCTTATGCCTCTTCATCTCAGGTGGCACCAGCTACACCTACAGAAGCTGATGACTCCACACAGTTTGGTTTTGGACCCTTCGAGCTGCCACCTCAGTGGTTACCAGAGACCAGGAACAGCAAGAAGAGGCTGCTGCCTCCACTGGGTAACACACCTGAGGAGCTGATCCAGACCAAACTGCCCAGGCCCCGGCCTGAACGGAGAATCAGCAGGAACAACAAGGTCAGCACCATCCCCACTGTGGACGCATGA